GGCATTCGCGGTCTGGGAGCGTCGGACGGAGTGCGATCCAGCGGTCCGCCGGGTTTGCATGATATGGGTGCTTCTGGCGTTTTTATGGAGTGCGGCATATTTTGCCCGGGCTCCGAAACAGACGTTGTATCCGTATTGGGGACTTGCTGACTGGCTGCATGAGAAAGGGATTCCGCCGGGTACTGTGATCGGGCATCTGAGTTGGGGAGATTTCCCGCAACTGTTCTATGCGATGCCGGACTATCGTTTCCTCTGCGGACTGGACCCGATGTTTGCGGCCGGGGAGAAGCGGAAGACAATGCTGCTTCTTGAGGGGCTGCGCCGGGGAACGAAATTTACGAAGCCGGACCGGTTGGCGGAGTTGATCGGGAGTCGCTGGCTTTGGGTTTCCCGGGTCGGAGAGGTCGCGGCGAAGCGTCTTTATCTGTACGGTTACGTGATCGCCTGGCAGAGTGACGAAGGGTGGCTGTTCAAGCTCGATGAGCCGCTCCATGCCGGAAAACCGGACGGAATTCCGCGGCTGGAAGCGCCGGTTGAACCATGAAAAAAGGTCTCCGCGACGAACCGCGGAGACCTTTTCGGCTACGGAACCTCTTATTTCTCGTGTTTGGTGAGATAAGACGAGATTCCTTCGGCGGTCGGCTTCAGTCCTTCGGAGCCGTCGCTCCAGTTGGCCGGGCAGACTTCGCCGTATTTTTCGGTGAACTGCAGCGCTTTGAGCACGCGAAGCGCCTCTTCGACATTTCGTCCGAGCGGGAGGTCATTGATCGTCTCGTGACGGACGATGCCCTCTTTGTCGATGATGAAGAGTCCGCGGAGGGCAACGGCTTCGTCGATCAGGACGCCGTAGTCGCGCGAGATCTGCTTCGTGAAGTCGGCGACCATCGGATAGCGGAGCTTGCCGACGCCGCCTTTGCTGCGCTCGGTCTGCTTCCAGGCGAAATGGCTGTACTCCGAATCGACCGAGACGGAGACGAGCTGTGTGTTGAGTTCTTCGAATTTCCGGATTGCGTTGTCGAATGCGATGAGTTCGGTCGGGCAGACGAACGTAAAGTCCATCGGGTAGAAGAACAGCACGATGTATCTGCCGCGCAGAGACGAAAGCTGGAACGGCTCGATCGTATTGTCCGGCATGACGGCATTTGCCCTGAAGTCGGGAGCGAGTTTGGTGACGAGTGACATGATATTCCTCCTTTTCTGAATTTGCAGGCTCTTCCCCTGCGTTCGATGTCTCTACTATATCCCCCGATCTACTATAATTCCAGTTTTTTCTGAATTCAAGAATGATTATCAGAAATAGTGAGTTTTTTGCAATTCTCGTATACTTGTATCAGTAGTTGTTTCGGCTATCCTA
The sequence above is drawn from the Victivallis lenta genome and encodes:
- a CDS encoding peroxiredoxin, with amino-acid sequence MMSLVTKLAPDFRANAVMPDNTIEPFQLSSLRGRYIVLFFYPMDFTFVCPTELIAFDNAIRKFEELNTQLVSVSVDSEYSHFAWKQTERSKGGVGKLRYPMVADFTKQISRDYGVLIDEAVALRGLFIIDKEGIVRHETINDLPLGRNVEEALRVLKALQFTEKYGEVCPANWSDGSEGLKPTAEGISSYLTKHEK